cctgattctagcttagtctttgtgtagctttgtgtcCTGTACTGCTTGTTTTCTGTAtagcttgtttcccagtcttgctcttgtttgtatgtctttgtctagtgctAGGTTGTCTGTGATTTTCCCCTGTTTTAGtagctgcttgcagcttttagttctgtctcttatctatctgtgtttgttccctgtttcagtggctgcttgcagctttcagatctgtctcttgtctgtctgagagtcctagtctagttttctgcctagcctccctgtgtgccctgctgtccctgtatgttcctttcctctctgaccctcagtcctggttcagcctagtgggtatccagttctgccttgcccagtaagtcctgccggccacctgcagccaggagctcaactcctggtgaaaagtggccaagtgcaggtgaagtttaagggtacctgctctgctcaagtcctgcctgttccagctggttttgcctctgctgcaaccccagtccgggattccagtcctgttctgcctagtcgccggtgtggggtggttttgcctgccactgccgctcctcggcagtggcccaagggctcacaaacccagtttacagctttgaaaacgtgacaacaAGCGAATATGGGCACAGGATTGGATGGGGTGGAGAacattggtgggggtgggggtgggggggggaggaagaagttTGATAATTTGCCTTGGGTGCTTTATACTCTTGCACTGGCCCTGGCTCAAGCACTCTTTAGAGGGAAGTACTTGTTCCACAAAGTTGGGAAGGTGATTGCTGCTGTGGAGGCAAAGCCTACTGACCTCTCAATTGTGCTAAAAAATTCAGTCTTAGTGGGGCATATTCTCACCTGCCTCTGCTTCCTGCTCTACCAGATTGCTTTTGTGGCTTTTTGTGGCATTGCGTGTGTTGGGAAACTGTAGGTAATGCTGGAGGAACTGGAATATATTGATTTTTGCATACTCTCAGTTAATGAAAGTTTGCTCAAATATTCACCTTTGTCAACTTTTTCTCTCAACTTAAGTATTTATTACATGAACTTGAGCACAAGCTCTTGCAGAGCAATTCTCTCATCTGTGAATTAGGAGGGATGCACTGGAAGACAGGCACTGGTAAAGACAAATGTTAGATTTACTTGAGGGGGGCATATTCAATaagtgggtgcctccatttaggtagCCCAAGGAcactggtaggagcctattctttaatggcatctgggtgtccAGGGTCCATTATATCATCACAGCATAACTTGGTATTAGCTGCAGTTACAGCAGCCACCGTCTTGGCGTAACTGTGGGCCACTAAATGTGGCCAGCAGGAGGTAACTCACAATGTTCTATAAGCTACACGTGTAAGTGTGAACCCCATCCACGCTCTACCCACATGAAAGCCCCCTTCCATATATGCAGTATGTAAGTTAAGCagttatttgcagaatagcatccggtaagtgtacacttatgatGCTTGTAAGTacaagtattctaaacatttgtgcTTTTAATGTCCCAACTTGGGATTCAACAAAGAATAATCGCTTTGCTATCGCGCAATCTTATTATCAGTCACCTCCAGACAGGAGGTAACCTTAGAAGAAAAATCACACAGCTGAAATACTCTGCCTCTAAAGAGATCCTCTGGGTCTCTTCCACACATCAAGTAAAGTAACTTCAGAGGAAGGCGTAGAAAAAACACTACAAGATACTTCTGGCAGAGTCACAGGTCATAAAGCTCCAGCCAAGGGTTCCTCTAAGGATGGTGGTCCAATAGTCACTGCCTAAGCCAAATCTCATGGGAAAGGAGAACCATCTTGGGTATCACTTAATACCAACGGGCTCTCAGgaggaataggaggaaatgtggTAGGTTGATCTCTTGAACTAAGAGAGGCTCCCAAAATAGGGCTGGAAGAAGTAGTCCCCTCAGTGTTGACTGCTGAGGTAGACCCTAACATCaggaactatgatttggattattcttcacaatatgcatcactttgcgtttgtgcactataaaatttatctgccatttggatgcccagtctttcagtttcctaaggtcttcctgcaatttttcacacacCGCATGTGTTTTGATAACTTGAATCGCttcgtatcatctgcaaatttgatcacctcactggtcattctgatttccagattggGTTTCACCCCACTTTTGGGAGGACAAATAATTAAGAATATAATAAAAATCTGGATTTGAAATAGCTATTGTTGTAAGAGGTCCCTTGACCTTCATCATAACGATTCAAAAGTCCGACTTACACACAAAAATTATTGGTGGTTgaagaattatttatttttattgtggtATCATAGACTGACCTTTCCCAGCTATATCTTTGTTTAGATGTTGCCAACTGCATAGCACCATGGTGATCAGAGCAGAcagtcagcagcactatccagttaattgTCGCTGAATATGTGCTCTGGGGCTGGTCAGTGGAATTTAACCAGGTAAAAGCACTTCCTACTTGGCAAAATCCCCCTGAGTATTGATCCTAAGGATTCAGGCAGTGAAAAATTAACCCACAATGAACTGATGTGAAGGATTTGTTAAAGTTCTTATTCTCTTACAGGGAAAAGTGGGCAGAGAAGGAAGAGAAGCTGAGGAGAACAGTGGCACAAGTTCTGAAGTGTGACGTTACTGAGAAGAACCCTCTGGATCCACTGGTCCTCCCTCAGGCTGACTGTCTACTAACATGCCTGTGTCTGGAAGGTGCTTGTAAGGACCAGGACACTTTCTGCTGTGCCCTCAGGAATATCTCTTCACTGCTGAAACCGGGAGGGCATTTAGTAATGGGTGGGGTGTTAGGATCAGACATGTATATGGTTGGAGAGAAACCGTTTTCAGTGTTGTCCATAGACAAGGAATTTTTGGAGAAAGCTGTCTCTGATGGAGGCTATGTAGTAGAAAAGTTTGAAGTGCAGCCCCGAAGTGATATGACAGGATTTCACTTGGCCCGTCATAACGCTGCCTTCTTTGTTCTTGCTCGAAAGATGAGCCTTAAGTAGTCTTCCTGATGAAAGTACCATATTCTGTCTTACATATCCCACAGGTACTACATGAGTTTACATTTTGAAAGGGGCCAGGGATTATATTTGAGTGCAGACAATACAAGCTTTTACATGCAGAATGATGATTTTATTGGAAATATGTTTATTGAGCAAATAAAAGCATATAAAGTACAAAGTGAGTCTGGTACATATTTTGACAAAATTAATCCCCCaaccttcctcccccttccctccaaacttcATAGCAGACAATAGTAACAAGGTAACATATTAATGAATCCACCAATCATGACAGAATGATGATTTTAAACAACAAACACCACTCatcatatatttttaaatgtttaaagTCATTTTATTTCTGAAATCACAACAATTCAACGATATCAAAAATAAAACGGAAAGGAAACAAAAAAGGTATTTGTCCTGAAACTGgtccaacatatttttaaatcttCAAAGTACCagatagaaatgaaaaaaaaacaaaaaaagatttgtttgtcctTATCACACTGGTCAACACATATTTTCAATGAGTTACAGGGTCCCAGAGGCAACCGTAGAGTTGTGACAAGGACTATCTGTATCAGACTTATCAGTTTCACCATCAGTGAAGAACACTTATAATGCAGCTTGATCTGTCAGGTGCGTTCAACCTTGTAGATCATACTCTGCTATTAAATATTTTGACCATTAGAAGCACAGCTCAATACCACCATGAAGCTGTCCTTTCATGGCCTTTAGTTGTTGTAGACACTCTTTTGGTGCCACATTCACTGACTGTTCGTGTAGCAGATATGTTAAATGCCATGAGCACTTCATTCATATTTATTATATTTCCAGGTTGAATATTGTCTTTCTTTTGCTTCACCATGACAAAGTCATGGAAACTTTGCGCTTTCTCTTTCCAGTCACCAGGTAGCTTTTATCCTACAGTTGTTCTTGCTCTAACAGATAGTCCATTTCTCCTCATGAAATTATGGATTCAGTTTCTTCCTCCATTGAAATCTGTAAAATTCATCTGTGCAGCTAACTCTGTGGCCTTCCGTTTAATGTTTCTAGTGGAGACAATACTGCAGTTTACTCTTTGTAAAATTACCCATTCTTTGAGGTTCACCTCTATGTCCGGCCATTTTGGAAGTTTATCTTGCTGAGCACGTTTTCATGGATGGAGTGttgccagcatttctccttcctttctccacTCAGTGATTGATTTTTTATCCATAGAGAAAAAATGCTCAACCTCACGATTTCCATTAACCTTGGCATACTTGATTGCCGAAAGCCTAAAGTCCGCAGTATACGACATATGTTTCAGCATGATAGAGCTTCTACCAGTCTATACAGCCATGGGCTATGCAAAGGTATGGGCTGTCTAACAACTTACAAACATAAACTGTGCTTACCCATGGGTTACATATGGGTGGGTTACATACATGTGCGGGTTATATATGAGAGAAGACCATGTCATTCAGGCAGGTATGCCAGGTTTCATTCTCATTTTTTGTATTGTGGCATCATAATGAATGCTGTGATTTCATCATGGTCATCATGGTCTCAAGCCATGACCTACTCAGCCACTagcaggcaattctataaagagggcaCCTACAGTTATACGCTAGATACAGGAGTAAAACATTAGAATAGCGGCATGTATCTGCATATGTGTGAACACATCTGTGTATTTGCCAGATTTCTTcctaaacattattctataaatatgtgtgTATCTTACATGACCTGTAGTTTGATGGTGGGGTTCATTTGGGTGGAGAATGAGTGGGGCATAAATTTATGCTTGTAACttagagaatactgtaagttatgcatatatCTTCAGAACATAGGTGCATGTACTTATGGCATAAATGTTTGCTCCTAATTTATACATATACCTACCCTGATATGCTagtattatataagtacataagtacataagtgttgccatattgggacagattgacggtccaccaagcccaatatactgtttccaacagtagctaatccaggttacaagtacctggcaagatcctaaaatagtgcaatacattttatgctgcttatcctagaaataagcagtggattttcccaagtctgttttaataatggcttatgaactatTCTTTTacgaagatatccaaacctttttaaaaccattctaagctaactgcttttacctcattctctggcaacgaattccagagtttaattacacactgagtgaagaaatattttttctgattcattttaaatttaatattttgtagcttcattgcatgccccctagtcttagtatttttggaaagagtaaacaagtgattcacgtctacccattccactccactcattattttatagttctctatcatatctcacctcagccgtcttttctccaagctgaagagccctattcatttcagccttttctcatggggaagttgtcccatcccctttatcattttcgtcgcccttctctgtaccttttctaattccactatatcttttttgagatgcggtgaccagaattgcacacagaattcaaggtgcagtcacaccatggagcgatacaaaggcattgtaacaatcctcttgcgatttaacaactgtgaataactttgtgacgtcagcaaatttaattacctcactaattattcccatatctagataatttataaatatgttaaaaagaagcggtcccaacacagacccctgcggaaccccactgtctacccttctccattgagaatactgatcatttaactctactctctgttttctatcctttagccagttttcaatccacagtagaacactacctcctatccgatGACTTTGCTTTATATAATGGATTCAGGAGGAAgtgggcacctccttttaggtGGCCTGATCCTGcacagtgagagcctattctatgaaGAGCAACTGGGCGCCCATTCACGTTATGGAATACTAGTGAAAGCAGCATTGGTGGTCTAAAAGGCAATCAAAAAGAACCTGTCCACTCCCATGAAGAACCAACAGAATACATAAGTTGGGAATGACCATAAACCATATGTACCAGGATGAAGAAACTAAAATCTTTATTCAAAATGGTGATTGAGAAGTGCAGAACACGCAATTGTGatggacccaacacgggccatgtttcagcggtAAGGCCTTCCTCAGAGGTCCCTCAATAAGCAATCCCGTGGGCACGTAAATGCAGCAAGAGTGCACGTCACTTACTTTATAAGTTACATAAGTGGGAGGAATGTCTATGTCCCGCTCATGCTCTGCCTACCTTGCATTTGTGCACTATGTCACTTATGCATGTCCTCAGGGCTggtccaaggcaatctgccacctgagggcagggatgagatgccaccCATGGCCTCCCCACCGGCCCCCCACATAAGTGTTtagcatactgggacagactgaaggtccatcaagcccactatcctgtttccaacagcggtcaatccaggtcactcctacctggcaaaatcctagagcagtaaaacagattttatgctgcttatcctagaaatacacagtggattttctcaagtccatcttaataatggcttatggagttttcttttaggaaattctccaaaccttttttaaacccagctaagctaatgaatatgcatgagataactaTGCATACACTTTCTCCAATGTATACAAATATATTGTGGGGATCCTGATACCAACATATTGCTCCCCACCCAACCAAGCCCCCATTCTGTTGCCAGCTTATTCTACCTGGCTCAGCATCTGATCTCTCTCCCAGCAACTGAGAACACCCCACCCCCAGACACAGTACCCTTAGCAGcaacctccccagcactgtccatGAACCCCGGCACTGTACCTGACCTCCAGCTCCAGTTCCCCAGTCAGCCCTCAACCCCCTGACATAGCACCCTGTTGTAGCACCCCCTGGTGGGGGAGGCTCCCCACATGTGGACCAACTGTCCAATATGTGCCAGCCTCCCCAAAGTCCTTCTAATTGTGGCCAGGTCTTTCAAATATCAACCCTTCAGAAGAATCCTTCTACCCCCACCACAAGCCAGTCCTTGGGGTTTATCAGGGGTCCTTGGGGCTTATCAGGAGTTCTTGGTGTCTAGTGGGGCAACAGAGATCTCCTTTTGCTTTCATCTTGTTTCCCTGGTTCTGCCAAAATGGTTGCTGAAACCTCTATTTGCATTACAATGGTTTTACCACCGggggcagaggcgtagccaggttttgatctcagggggagcagacttttataaaataggcgacGGTTGGGGTCAGATAGACAGCAGTGTCTAtgttgttgctcaagggctgttgcaggcactgattaatacaggctgtctctgttgcgtcctgccttcaaggaaacagtaagttgcaTCAGGAGccaggatgcagaagaggtccctggactgtccagagcaggcaacctgtcttcttaactacctaGCACACACATTTATTCCACTGTTAGACACCTTGTTAACATTagacccatactgggtcagaccaatgatccatctagcccattatcctgtttccaacaatggccagcctaggtcacaagcacctggcagaaacccaaattgtgacaacattccacaaTAACAATCTAATACAAAATAGGacgccacaaaagaaaaaaaaacaacaacaacaacaaaaattgaaatagagaccccctcctctctgcccaaggaagccagactctataaagtgcaatactggtaaaaaaaagaaacagaaatgcattttctcctgtactttgcaaaataaaaattgtaccttttacaaaacaggtatttgtattttcaaatgtaagccacatttaatcccctttttttttctttttgtttaacaattttttattgatgatcagcATTGCCAgtcacaaccaaaaagatgccAATATGTAACATATACAACATCCAAACTCTAACAAACATAAACAGAGTAATGCAGGACATCATCAGAGTTTTTTGAATTTttggtttcccctcccctccccggccTCCCAatctccccaacccccccaacttCTCATCCCCACTCCCCCACTCCAATCTTACCCTTCTTAATGTATCCCTTATTACTTCATACTTCAATCCCTAAATCACAATACCTGTATCACTATTTCTCCTtcacccctcccaacccccccaccccccggtgtCACCTGCCACACTCGTTCCCTTCCTTAGGAATTCAGGATTCTACTACGCGCCACAGCAGTCAGTGATTCCCAAAACGGGCACTACCTCTGGCAAAAGTGGTCTCCCCTGGTGGAGGACAAATCGCCTACTCCCCTACGTTCTAATGCACAGAGAAAAATCATATTAGATCGCCACTGCTGTAGTGATGGGGACTCTGCAGTTATCCAATGCTGGAGAATGGATTTCTTGCCAATGAGGGTTGCCCTCTTCAAAAATGGTTTCAAACCCCTAGGTGAAAGCGGAGACACCTTGAAAATGTCAAACAATTGAGACTGGTCCGGTCACCACACTACCCCCCAAATAATAGAGACATGTTGGCACACCTGTCTCCAAAACTCAAAAACCCCCGGACatgaccaaaacatgtgccccaaaCCAACCGAGGCCTGAGAACACTTTGTACATACATCATCTTCCCTCATGTTCGCCCAATAAGCCCTCTGCGGAGATATATACATCCGCAATAAAAATTTATAATGTAGCTCCTGCAATGTCACATTTTCCGTTAGCTTCTGGATACCCAAGAGACTTGTCTTCACATTGTCTGTATGCAGATTCACTGTGAGTTCTCCTTTCCAACTATGCACTAACTTGTCATAATCCACTTCACCCAAATGTTCTCGCAAAATAAAGTGATAATATTTGAGAGGGATCGCCAACTGAGCCTCAAGGCCAAAAATGGTGAGGAGTTTTTCCCAGACCTGTGATTgtagagaagaaggagggagagaccTTATATAGTGTCGCAGCTGAAACATAGAGAAAAAATTCACACCCTCCAACCTATACTCTGCCTTTAGCTCCTCCAAAGGCTTAAGGATACCATCATCAGTATATAACTGATGCAAGTACTGTTGTCCCCTGGGCACCCAGGTTGCAAAATACACTGAAGTGGAGCCTGGCAAGAAATCCGCGTTACCCTGTAGTGGCAACAATGGAGAGGACTCGGGTTACAAACCATAGGAACGACAAATCCAACGCCACGTTCGTCTCAAAGGCATCAACAGTGGTGCAGATGCCGTAGGCGTGGACAATCTCCTCATTGGCGCATGTAACCAGGCACTAAAATGGAGTGGGGCAAACAGTCCCGTCTCAGCTGTAATACAAGAAAAATAAGAGGATCCCCGAAACCAGTCAGTAAGGTGACGCATATTACTTGCTACTGAGAGTAACTTTACACTCAATAGCCCAATTCCCCCCTTTATGCGCGGAAGAAAAATTTGAGACGCCTGCAACCTAGGTCTCTTGCCCTGCCACAGCGCGTTACCAAACACATCATCCATTTATCATCCCTATATTTAAGGAAAATGGGCAACATTTGCAACACATAAGTCCACTTGGGAACCAATATCATATTGTACAGAGCGATTCTTCCCAAGATGGACAAAGAAAGTGAATGCCAGCTTTGCAAGGTTTGTCTCGAATAAGCTCTTAATGGCTCTATGTTTACTTCATATATACGTGATAAGTCCGAGGGGATAAGCacccctaaatattttaaagggCCTGATGACCACGAGAGAGGAAACGCTCCTTCCCAAGTCTCCCTAATCGTGTTCTGGGTAGGAAACGCAACTGACTTCTGTAAATTAAGAATAAAGCGTGAAAAATAACTGAATTCTTCTATGGCATTAAGTAGGCCACCTAGCGACTGTCAAGGGTTCATCAGTGTCAACAAAATATCATCCGAGAATGCTAGTGTCTTAACATAGAACGAGGGAGCAGTGATCCACGAAATCTCAGGGTCCCGTTGGATGGTGCACATCAGGGGCTCTAAATAGAGAAGAAATAACAGAGGggatagtgggcatccctgtcGAGTGCCCCTAGCTATAGGGAACGAAGACGAGCATATTCGTTTACTACCAGAGAGGCCTTGTGCCGTGAGTAAAGCGCCGAGATGGCACGCCCAAACCAACCCCTCAATCCCACATAATCTAGAACCTCGAAAAGGTAATCCCAGCGAACTTTATCGAAGGCCTTTTCAGTGTCTAAACTGACCAGCAGTAGAGGCTCTGCCATTGAGTGGCTATCTGCAATGGCCATACAAACCTTACGCACATTAATAGATGAGTGGCGACCTTGTACAAACCCTACTTGACCTTCCCCTTCCAGAGCAGTTATATGTGGCGCTAAATGCTTCGCCAATACCCTGGCCAATATCTTTAGATATACATTAATAAGTGAACTTGGCCTATATGATTCCGGATGCTTTGGTGGCCTGCCCACCTTTGGTAAAAGTGAGATTAACGCCTCATTAGTGTCCCTTGGGAACGCTCCCTCTGCTACTGAGACCTCAAAGAAAGAGGCCAAAGCCCCACAAATCTGTGGCAACATATACTGGTAGTATTCTGTTGAAACCCCATCCGGTCCTGGGGTGGTGCCCCTCTTAAGAGACTTAACCACCTTCTGAATTTCTATGGCTCTTAGGGGAGCTTTCAGCTGACTCACAACTTCCACCGATAAGCGTGGCATACCTGCATCTTCTAAATAGTCCACTATTGAAAGTCCATCCTGAGATTCTGGCTCTACATACAATGAAGCATAGAAGTCATGCAAAATCTGCACAATTTCCACCGCCCAATTCTCTCTAGTACCATCCGGCCTCAACAAAGAAGCGATAAATCTGTTCCCACCCCAATTCCTCGTGATTCTAGCCAACAATTTCCCCTGTCTTATTGCCATACCTATGAAAAAGCAAAGAGCGATGGAAGAGTTGCTTCTTAGTACGTTCATGAATCAAAGAATTTAAAGCAGCGAGTGTCGAACCCATCTCCTCCCTAGCTGAAGGAGACGAGGTCGCTAAATATACACGTTTTGCTACCTTATATTTATGCTCCAAATGAATTATTCCTTTCGCTATGCGTTTTGTCCGCGCGCACATATAGGAGATTATCTCCCCCCTTATCACTGCCTTCAACGTTTCCCAGAATAATTGTGCACCCGATTCATGAACCACGTTAGTCTCCGTAAACATCAACCATTTCTGGCGGATATAGTCTTGAAAGTGCTCGTCATCCACCATATATGAAGTAAATCGCCACCTCTTGCCTCTAAGCCGAGTTGCTCCCAATTCTATGTCTACCCAAATCAGCGTATGATCCGAGATCTCCAAAGGGCCAATCTCTGCCCCCAAAATCTGGGGGAAAAGAGCGGCATCCGTTAAAATGTAATCCAACCTCGACCAGGTACCGTGCGCGCGTGAGGGATGGGTGTAGTCCCTAGTACTAGGATTAAACAAGCATCCAAGGGTCTACCAAATTCAACGATTTACACAAATACTGCAgcccccctgcccccattcatcacCACCCCTGCCGAGTGAGCTGACCTATCCTGCTGGCCATCCATCACCTGATTGAAGTCCCCCATAAGAATCCAGGGGGCCATGGAATGTTGTATACCCAAGTGCACTATATGTTGGAAAAGAGCGTGATCATAAACATTCGGCCCATACATGTTAAGCAAAAACACCCGAGCCTTACATTGCAGATTTTTATGAATGAGCACCGCCACCccacctctccttctctgtgctgaGGAGAAGAAACACTCACCCACCCACCGTTGCTTAAGTTTCAAGTGTTCCACATCGGACAATTTTGTCTCTTGAAGGCATGCTATAGAAACCTTGTGACGCTGCAGGGCTGATAACATTTTGGTTCGTTTTACTGGTGAGCTAATACCCACTACATTCCAAAAGATTAGTCTAGAAGCTTGCACCTTAACCCGGGTCCCAAATCTCCATCTCGTGACAATTCAATATGACTAAAGCCAATAGAGCTcccgggtgcccagcccccacccaGGAGACGTCCCTTATCCACTTTCCACTGTGGCAAGTAGGAATCCAATTCACCCCAGTTACTCCCTCATGTGGCAAACACACACCACGAATGATCATCAAGCTCAAAACCAAAAATTGTACCCACCatctcccccacctcccttcccccccctccagaatgacctcccctcccaacccaccATTCCACCCCAGAAACCAACACCCAATCCCCCACATTGCTCCATGAAGGATTGAGCGATCACGTTGTGAAGCTTCGGGTTGTGCCCCCTACATTATCAAAAGAATTATACCATGCTCTTTTAAACAGGAACAAAATCAATTCACAAATTCTAAACTATACATGCAAAAACTTTCCCCACAGTCACCCCCCTCTTACCACACGGTATCAGTTATAAAGGAAAGCAGCGGGACTTGATATGTCCCGCCTGCCCTCCCTACATTGTGGTGACCGTTATGTAATATAAATCGTGTAACACACCAGTTAATGCCAGTTACTTAGCAGACTGTCCATTTAATCAGTCTAACGCGTTTTCCGGTGATTCATAGGCTTTCCATTGCCCATCACAATAGATTCTCAGGGTTGCAGGGTATCGCATCTGGAACTTTCTGTTCTTTTCCACCAACTTCGCGCACATCGGGTTAAACATCTTGCGCCGAGCCGACAAGGCTGTCGAATAATCTTGGAACACTCTCACCCGATGCGTATGGTAATAGTGCAGGAAAGAATCTTTTTGCACTGAGCCATGAAACTTGGCTATTACCACTCTCAGTCTCTGCTCACCCGACCTTCGGGCTCCCAATCTATGGGCCCTGTCCAGTCGTACCGGTGACTCCCCTCCTTCTGCCGGCAGCAATTCACCGAGCCACTTTTCCAACGCGACTCTCAGGGAGTTCTCCGCGACTTCTTCCGGAATGCCCACAAACCGGAGATTGTCCCTGCAGGCCCGATTCTCGAGATATCGAGTTTAGCTTGTTGGGCCTTTACCATTTCCGATAGCTGCTTTAGCTCCTCGCTTTGAGTCTGCGCTCTGTCCTCCAGGTCCGATACTCTACACTCCAATTCACCCGCTCTCCGGGCCAGCTCTGAGGTAAGTTGTGTGATCCCTGTAATCCGTTCTGATAACTGTTGAAAACGTGGATCCAGCGCTCGCACTACTGAGGCTGTGAGCTCCGAG
The sequence above is a segment of the Microcaecilia unicolor chromosome 12, aMicUni1.1, whole genome shotgun sequence genome. Coding sequences within it:
- the LOC115481620 gene encoding nicotinamide N-methyltransferase-like codes for the protein MASHFSDKQTYQKDFDSKAYLEMYYAAEKGHLIKDEYLKFILKNLFNTFTSGMGCKGNLLIDIGTGPTIYQLLSACESFKEIIATDYTDRNRQELETWLKKEPGAFDWSSVVKSVCELEGDREKWAEKEEKLRRTVAQVLKCDVTEKNPLDPLVLPQADCLLTCLCLEGACKDQDTFCCALRNISSLLKPGGHLVMGGVLGSDMYMVGEKPFSVLSIDKEFLEKAVSDGGYVVEKFEVQPRSDMTGFHLARHNAAFFVLARKMSLK